The genome window gcggggtctgggggtgtcccctCGTGGGGTGTCCCCCCGTGGGGTGTCCCCCCGTGGGGTGTCCCCTCGTCCCCTCCCCGCGGGGTTCGGCCCCCGCCGCTCCCGTCCCGCGGCCCCGAGCAgcgcgggggcggccccggggctcgGTGCTCGCCCCCCAGCCGAGCCCCCCTCAGGGTGACACCGCTCAGGGTGACATCACCGCTCAGGGTGACGTCACCGCTCAGGGTGACGTCACCGCTCAGGGTGACATCACGTAGGCGGTGGCGATGAACCTCCTGCCGCCGCCGTAGGTGGCCTTGGTCCAGGGGTAGGTCTGCACGCTGAGGCGGTGCCCGCCCAGGCTCAGGTGGCACCTGCGGAGACACCATCGCCTGTCACCGCCTGTCAGCGCCCTGCTCCGGGTCTGTGTCCCTCAGGGGTGGGGGTcttggtgtccccacagccacagtgctccagccctgagcccctcatcccacagccccatcTCCAGGGTGCTCTTGGTGTCCCCAGGCAATGCTgttccatccccatccccatttccattcccatcccaccccatcccaaaatcccataaatcccataaatcccataaataccataaatcccataaatcccatcccaatatcccataaatcccatccacatcccatcccatccctccccaaattcagggCCAGCCTCAGCCCTGACGGGGGCTCAGGGAGGCCCCGCTGGCCCCAGGGCCAGACttgggatggacagagggactccggatggacagagggacacgggaTGGACAGAAGGACATGGGATGGACAGGACACAAGTGCACAGAATGGACAGAGAAGGACTCGGGATGGACAGAAGGACACGGGACAGACAGAAGGACACGGGGTCAGCACTCAcgcccggccgggccgcgcGAGGAAGCAGAGGGTGTAGAGGCCGAACTCGAACTCGGGGCTGCAGCCGATGAAAGCCGAGCCCACCTCCTTGTAGAAGCCGTCCCAGCTGaactgcagccccagcacgtCGGGGTACGAGTCCCACTGGGGGAGAGGAGTTTGGGCTCAGCAGGGTGGGAACCCCCCAGCCCGGCCAggaacacccccagcccctcagggagcgtccagagcagctcctggccaggctgggggtcccagcagagccccccgGCCCCAAATCTCCCCCTCAAGGCTTgggagcccctcctgcccccggCATGGTGggttccagcccttcccaccctgcagcggggatggggcagggggagcacccCTGATCTGGGGTTCATCCCCGTGGGTGCAGTACGGGGTGCCCCAGCCCCCCGAGCTCTCACCGGCCCGTCGAAGTTGTGGCTGAAGTAGTTGAGGACACCCTGCTTTTCCAGGAGGTAGAAGCGGATCCAGTTGTGGAATCCAgacacttttccctttttcacctCCCCTAAAACACAGAGGGGGTGTTGGGGTGAGCCCCTGGCCTGGGGAGGGCTGCACCTGAGAACAGGTGCTGGAAACTGGGGGAGGGCTGTTTGTACCTGAAAACACGTGCTCGAAGCCGCTGGAATCCCGCTGCCCGTCCCCTCGGGAGTACAGACCGAACCACATCTGGTTCAGGTCCTGCAGGAACTCCTGCTCGGAGCTGTAGCgatctgcagggaaaggagggggcgcagggagaggcagagctgggggtctGGGTGCtgggaaattcagattttctgtgtGACACACTCTGACCCCCAGGCGAGCGATGCCtttgacctgaggccgtggagaagtGCTATCAATTAATTCCAAAATTGATTAATAGCACTGGGATTATGGGTGTGTGGTTTGATTAGAAGTGTATAAtgtcacagggtggaaaacgTAGAGTTTGGTGTTTTAGAATAGAGAAATAAATACggagcaagatggaggttttaggtcgttcttcttccttcttcttcatgggtttgggtggtgttttgtaattggacagaaaaatctgcattgAGGGCTTTGAGTAATTAGTTgttgggttaaaagtgaaaataatttaggtgtcatttcttaattagatagtttagccttaaaacaccttgtaacaagagattgttggccattttgtgcctggTTAATGAAGGACTGCAGAACTCAGTGCTGTGAGACTGTAACATGGGTAAAAAACGATAAACGCCTGAGTCTGAATGTGAAATATCATAACGCAgattagaaacaaaaaacacctgagtctgaatTTGAAATATCATAACGCAgattagaaacaaaaaacacctgagtctgaatTTGAAATATCATAACGTAGATTAGAAacaataaacacctgagtctgaatgTGAAATTGAATATGAATGCAAAATATCCTAACGTggataaacacctgagtctgaatgTGAATTATCATCTCAAATACCTTCAATCCCGACCTCCAAAAAGGCAGCTGAGAACCAGCAGGgttccccatcccttccccacTCTGTCCCTCGGGAATTCTCCCTGCTGGACTccccctgtgcccatcccaggtTGGGTTTTACGGCAACTCCTGagagccagagagaagtttgataACAGGATCCGTGTTTAgccctgaaagaatttcctaccaaggtcgttgacatagaaaccaagaaagaaaaggataaataagagaaacctgcaatTATTCCGATGAGCGCTTTGTTTGTCTCTCGTGACCAATGATAGAAGTGTAAACTTAGGAGTTTTGTAAGGATGTATGAAAGGCATGCAAGCTAAAATGaaaatggggtttttattttaaaaaacccatttaaaaataattttttatattaaaagccTCCTGAAAATGGAGTGTGCTGCTTTGGATTGTCTCCCTTTGGGATTCCCCTATTCCCGGCCCTGCCCCACACTCaccttttccctgcaggaacacaAAGAGTTTCTTCATGAGCTCCGTTTTCATCACCTCCTCGAGGAATCGCTCCTGCTCCCGCAGTTCCTCGGCCgtcacctcctcctccctgcccgTGGCCCTCTGGTAATTATCCAGCAGCTTAATGAAGCTGGCGTAGGTGGGCTTGGAGAAGAGCTCCTCGTTCACGTATTTGTAGAGCCTGGGGGAGAATTGCTGGGATTGCAGCTGCCTTCCCCCAGCCCGGGCCCGCTGTCCCTCCCCGGTGCCACTCACGGCTGCGGGGACCGGTCCTGCTTGTCCCCGGTCTCGTCGGGGCCCGCCAGGTGCTGCGGGTTCAGGGCGATGTCGCTGGGCCGGGCTTTGTTGTGATCCAGCCCGTAAAGCTGCTCtgagagctccagcagctcctgctccgaGATGGAACcgctgctgctggagaatccgtctgtggggacagcaggggctgggcacagtTCTGGGGTCCAGGGAAAGGTGGGGGATCCATGAAGAGTGAGGGGGATCCATGGAAAAGTGAGAGGAATCCATGGGAACTGAGGGGGATCCACGATAAAGTGAAGGGGATCCATGGAAAAGTGAGAGGATCCAGAGGATCCATGGAAAAGTGAGGATGttcctgtggggacagcaggggctggggacagctctgggatccATGGAAAAGTGAAAGGGGATCCAGAGGATCCATGGAAAGGGGAGGGAATTCCCCGAGGAACGGGGGGAACACCCCAAGAAATAAAGGGGGACACCCTGAGGAATAGAGGGTGACACCCTGAGACACCTGAGGGTGACATCCCGAGGAATAAAGGGGGACACCCCGAGGTACCTGGGGACAGTTCTGCCCCTCCGGACTCACCGCGGCTTCGAGCTCCGCCCTCGGCGCCTTCCCCACCTGcggagcagaggaaaaggagctcagggggttggggacaccttggggacaccttggggaccTGCAGAGGCTCAGAACCACCCCCGGGACACCCCGAATCCCTGTGGCCGGGCGCTCACCGGGCCCGCAGTGCCTCTCGTGGTCCTCGCAGCAGTTGTGCTCTGCCTCGCACCcggggtgacagtgacactcgTCCTCCTCATTGAAGGGCTCCCCGCAGCGTCCCTCGCACGAGTCGGGGGCTGTGTACAGATCTGTGGGGACACCAACGGAGGGTGGCACTCAGGAGGGGCTGAGTGCGGCCACCCCCGCCCTGGAGCATCCCCGTGtcaccctctgtcccctcccggGCCAGCCTCACACAGCCCAAGAGCCATCGGGGATCTTTGTCACCAGGGTCACTCCTCTTGGGCCGTGTTTGTCACAACCTCAAGGTGACATCGGGGAACGGCCCCCGGAGCTGCTCCCCATGATTCACCCTGGGATGAGCCCCAGTGCACCAGGTTACCCCAGGAACTGCTCCCCGTGATTCACCCCGGGATGAGCCCCAGTGCCCCgggccagccccaggcagcccagccaggaTCTTTGTCACCAGGATTGCTCCTCTTGGCCTGTGTTTGTCACAACCTCAAGGTGACATTGGGGAACGGCCCCTGGAACTGCTCCCCGTGATTCACCCCGGGATGAGCCCCAGTGCCCCGGGTCCCTCCGGAGCTGCTCCCCGTGATTCACCCCCGGATCCTGGGATGAGCCCCGGCCCCCCCGGAGCAGCTGCCGCATTCCAGGCAGCCTCGTTTGCATGGtgctgggaaaactgggaaaactgggaaaactcCTTCCCGAGCTGTTGGTAACAAAGGAACTGCCGAGCACCTGCGTGGTGGCGAAAAGCAAAGCTAAAAATAGCAGCGGTGAAGCCTtggaggggacaagggacactCTCAGAGGGACAAGGGTgcctggaaggtgtccctgtcccagaggtGTCCCCGTCCCacagggtgtccctgtcctatagggtgtccctgtcccatagggtgtccctgtcccagcatggtgtccctgtccccaaggtgtccctgtcccacagggtgtccctgtcccagaggtgtccctgtcccaaaggtgtc of Camarhynchus parvulus chromosome 29, STF_HiC, whole genome shotgun sequence contains these proteins:
- the ENDOU gene encoding poly(U)-specific endoribonuclease — its product is MELWMLLLGAGIALGCVSGHLYTAPDSCEGRCGEPFNEEDECHCHPGCEAEHNCCEDHERHCGPDGFSSSSGSISEQELLELSEQLYGLDHNKARPSDIALNPQHLAGPDETGDKQDRSPQPLYKYVNEELFSKPTYASFIKLLDNYQRATGREEEVTAEELREQERFLEEVMKTELMKKLFVFLQGKDRYSSEQEFLQDLNQMWFGLYSRGDGQRDSSGFEHVFSGEVKKGKVSGFHNWIRFYLLEKQGVLNYFSHNFDGPWDSYPDVLGLQFSWDGFYKEVGSAFIGCSPEFEFGLYTLCFLARPGRACHLSLGGHRLSVQTYPWTKATYGGGRRFIATAYVMSP